The DNA sequence aaagggaaaaacatccagtatgctgcagtcctgtgggcaaaaatgccttgttgatgctagaggtcagaggagaatgggccatctcattcaagctgataaaagagcaactttgactgaaataagcactcgttacaaccgaggtatgcagcaaagcatttgtgaagccacaacacgcacaaccttgaggcggatgggctacaacagcagaagaccccaccgggtaccactcatctccactacaaataggaaatagaagctacaatttgcatgagctcaccaaaattagacgggaaaaatgttgcctggtctgatgagtctcgatttctgttgagacattcagattgtagagtcagaatttggaataaaaagaatgagaacatggatccatcatgccttgttaccactatgcaggctggtggtggtggtgtaatggtgtgggggatgttttcttggcacactttaggacccttagtgccaattgggcatcatttaaatgccacggcctacctgagcattgtttctgaccatgtccatccctttatgaccaccatgtactcatcctcggatggctactttcagcaggataatgcaccatgtcacaaagcttgaatcatttcaaattggtttcttgaacatgacaatgagttcactgtactaaaatggcccctaaagtcaccagatctcaacccaatagagcatctttggaatGTGGTgaaacgggagcttcatgccctgggtgtgcatcccacaaatctccatcaactgcaagatgctatcctatcaatatgggccaacatttctaaagaatgctttcagcacgttgttgaatcaatgccatgtagaattaaggcagttctgaataCGAAAGAGGATAAACACAGtataagtatggtgttcctaataatcctttaggtgagtgtacattaaaggggtggttcacccaaaaatgaaaattctgtcatcatttactcactctcatgttgttacaaacctgtatacagtTTTGTAGTAGTTAGTTCATCTAATTCAGTTTGTGGACCcctttacttccatagtattcttttttcatactatggaagtgaatcaGGCCAACaaatggttacaaacatttcttaaaatatctttctttgtgttcatcaaaacaaagaaatgtatacactgCCATCacttttcagtagaaatatcaaaaaaaaaaaaaaaatcaagatgtattttttgatgagcaaaatgacatttttagacaaaaactatacaatttaagtgattttctgcttaaaacaggcaaaattatctgccaatggggtgagaaaattttgcttaaattaattattattatattatattattataagtatTATGGCAGataatttttaaactttaaaaaaattgtctataaactagacttattttcttttgcTCACCAATAAAAAGCAtattagatatttctactgaaaacaagacaacaaatactaagaaagtcatttttttgcagtgtacaggtttgtaacagcTTGAGAGTGAGTGAATGATGGCAGAGTTTTCGTTTtctggtgaactatccctttaaggtctTTAATTAGTCTGAACTTAACTGTTTGTTTCCTGTTCATAATTATTTGCATTAATTATTCTTCAACTTATTGATGTATGgccctattttaaaaacagctttGTACATCATGTTAGTCTTACGTTTGCTATGTGCTTTGGAAAGTCAACCATGTGGAATCTTGATCTATTTAAAATCCAGAAGAGGTTTACAACAAGcattgaatatccacctgttaAACCACACCAATTTTTTCATCATCTGTTTTATATCACCCCAGAGAGCGGAGAATGGCACATTCGTCACAAAGTTTCTAGGAAGAATGCGCGAGATGACCTGTACGAGGACATTACCTTCTACCTGATCATTGAAAGAAAGCCCATGTATTATGTGTTTAACATCGTCCTGCCCTGTATCCTCATCACCATCATTGCCATCTTTAACTTCTATTTGCCACCGGATGCAGGTAGGGCTTTCAGAGTGGTTGGGGGGTTTGGGTAGACACTCATTGGCCCCTTGTGTTGTTGAGCGTGAGAGAGATTGGGTGGGTGGAGTGATCTGACCCCACTTTGTGAATAGGCTTGTAAAAAATTCATTAGCAAAAGTGAATTCCACTGCTGATCTGGTcaattaattatattatatacagtacatataggCTGCATATGCACGCATGTGGTATTCAAAAGGAGATCTGCCTATTTTTTTCCAGGAGAGAAGATGGGTCTTTCCATCAACGTGCTGCTGACTTTAACTGTCTTCCTGCTGCTGTTGGCCAACAAAGTCCCAGAAACCTCTCTGGGTGTGCCCATCATTGTCAACTACCTGATGTTTACCATGATCCTGGTTACCTTTTCCGTCATCCTCAGCGTTGTTGTGCTGAACCTTCACCATCGATCACCCAACACACACCAGATGCCCCTGTGGGTGCGCAAGGTCAGTACAAGAGACGTCCAAGTCAAAGTGTAAGAGAAAGAAAACTTATACAGTCTTTGCTTTATCGGTTCTGTATTAGGAGCCCTGGTAGAGTATGTGGCTTTGTTCTGTAAACATACAATTAAGATGAGCTACAGTCTCTATCATACTGCAGTGTTTCTTACCACACAAGAGATTTTGTCACAATCATGTAATTAATCCAGAAATCAGTCAGTTTCTTTGCATGACTGAACTGATCTCATTATTTCTCCATAAAGAAAATTGGTtctaaagttttaaataaaaaatagcgTTTCTGTATTCTGAATCCATTCGTGCAGGATATTCACTCATCACAAGCGCCCTGTTAAATCACGGCTGAAAGAGTGTCTGCTAGACAAATACAATCTGTCTCTTTGTCTTGGACACTTTGCGAAGTCATGCAGAAGAAGCAAGGACTGAGTCATCTTTATTCCACTCTTATCACACAAAACTCTACATGCACTGTTTGTACAGATCAGCCTTTATctttagacaaaaatacttttcaCCTAGACCGGTAAGCAACCACCCAAAAAATCTTAGAAACAACATACTATTACAACATCCTAGCAACCTCCCAGAATACACTAGCCGTGCAGGACTTCGAGAAAATTCATTTCTGTCTTTACAGTATTAAATATAAGATgccaaaaatgttaaaagattCCAAAAGTTGTATATTTTTCTGTCCTTTCTTTTAGATCTTTATCCACATGTTGCCTCCTTACCTAGGGCTAAGGCGACCTAAAGTGGAGACCCCTCTGTATCTTGAGAAACCTCCCAAAAAGGAAAACACTCAGGCCATCAGGAGACTGGCAGACGAGTACTTCATCCGCAAGCCGAATAACACCAGCTTTCTTTTCCCCAAACCAAACAGGTAAGCTTATGGCTGAAGTATGATCCATTTTTACGTATACGCGAGGGTCCGCTTACAGTGCGTGTGATGAAATCttcgtcatcagaagagtgTGCGCAGACTGTATGGATTTTTGAAACCCAGCGTACATTGTATGCGTGAGTCACGCATGTGCCTACAGGataatgtagtatgtagcctaGGAGATTGGATGCATTGCATGTAGGGATGTTTATATTAAACTGTTAATCAAAggtaagaaaaaacatttgttaacgCACAGTGCACGTGCCTACAGAGTTTTTGTCACTtttctatccttaatttgtgaatgtcctgtaaatgaccCGAATCAGTCTCACGTGCATCCGGATAGACCTTTGCTGATCGCCTCTCACTCTGCCCATGAACATCTCCCTTTATgcacaaacagagaaagaagactcaaatgaaaaactttttgaaatgttttattcctGCTTTAGAAATACCGGCAATcatcaactgtatttttactcaaaagcaatttaactctttccccgccattgacgggTTAAcacgtcaattaagagaaaacgctttcctgtCAATGGGGAGTATTTCCGCCAATCCATAATACCACTATTGTCCACCAGGTGGCGATCttccacaacttataaaacctggaagtatcgccctagggcaaacagatgttttgatcatcgctctgaatttgatatctatcaaaagtccttcacaaaaatagaattatctcagcttattgctcaaaatttggtgtttttgaagaaatttAGGTAGgaagaaactttttttttgaaagcagaggatagacggtctgttctttcattttatatattgtatatttatacatttaaagaagaacattttctggaaggcatgaAACTTTTGtcaaaatcatgaaaaaatgctgccgctggctgggaactttttaaaaaacgctggcagggaaagagttaatattaaaatcttatcagtTAATGAATAATGTTCGGTTAGCAGCTGCAGTTGTTGGTTCGGGAAAATTAACTGACATTAACATCGCTAATTGCATCTGTTAACCGTCTGTGTATacgtacaagtcaaataaactatactttacAAGGCTTTGCGTTCGACCGTGCACGTACGTTCGCGTCcacataaaaaacagactatacccCAAGGCTTTACTGGGTTATGTGAAGGTAACAGTTTATTAGGGTCAGAGGTCAAGGACTAGGGATCTGTTAGAATAAAAGCGAAAGGAGAACTGGTGTTCGATGGATGAATAAAAAGGCTGGTTTCCTGAGATAACATTGTTGCCAATTGAGCACACTTACAATATTATGCAAGCTTGTAATTGTTCATTATGCTAATTTAGAAAGCACCTTTAAAGACCCCTTCAAAGTCAAGGACCACTTAAAATACTCAGTGACCACTCAAAATACCTTTAATTCTTAAATaggtttgtgtgcgtgtgtgcacatgcctgtgtgtgtgtgtttgtgtgttcatgttTGACTAAAAGCTATTGCTTTGAACTGGGGAGATCGCAGTGGTCAACATGGCTGCTCCAGCAAAGGAATTCCCGCCTTCCAGTAAAAAGAGCCAATCGTCAACCATTAAAGAATGACATCCTCTGGGGGGGACCTGCGATTGTTTGCGAAAGCGCAGTATGTGACCGGTCTcgcttaaagctcacataacacacaccgTTTTTGCCAATCTAATGTTAATTTTGgttacctatagagtagtatttcatCATCCATATGTCCAAAGAGTATTTCGTGTTTTCAGATTATTAAAAGACAGAACCGCAATTTCGTTTTTTTTCCGGAGAAAGACGAATACTTGAAGGCGTACGGTGGGCGGAGCTAAAGAGTTACAAGTAGTCAAGTACTTTGCATACTAATCTAACAGCTGTGACATTGATggaaatcaaaataaaaaataaaaactttttttaaataactatgGCTTACAGTCAGATACAACCTTACACATATGATCCAGAATCGGATAATGACTCAGTAATTAATCAACAGGAACAACAGCAGCAAGGATTACAGCAAGACGTCTCTATCTGGTAATTAATAATTTCTTGTTTATccgctattttaataaaaaatgtgactTAAATCTTGATGTGGTTTTTCTGCATTTGCCCatttaaaaggtgtaaatgtgAAAATTTAGTTTGTTGTATTTCGTGTTGTTTACATTGCATGCACGTATGCGCcgattgcaaacaaaacacgtgAGATTTTGATTTACTTCCGCCTGTGGTTGCGACTCCTAAACAGGCTCTTTTAAAGTTTGGACTGCTCCATCAGTTGTAAACAAGTGGCAAATCCGCCATCAAACTGAGCCTTGTTTGTTTAGCAATCCTCTCCGAAATGCAGCCAAGGAACAAACATAAATCTATTTGCAATTACGTTGCTGTCCATGAAAAACAAACTGCATCCACTGTTGTCTTAAGGAAAGCTTAATAAGGTTTTCTTCTCcttccttacatccaaaaacacacttttttactCTTTTGTCGAACCATCTTGATAAAACAAAGTTGTCGCATGCTGTGCAGTGATACCGGTGACGACTTCTTGCCGAAGCAATGCTAACACGCGTTCTCGCTCTCGCTTGACATGCAGGGCAGGCGGGCTTTTCTGGGGGTAAAGGCCCATAAAAGTAATATGGGGTTAATTAGTCGTAACGGACACCCTTGTTCGAAAAAAACGTAGGGAAAATAAGGCATGTGTTTGGCCCAGAAAGACTCCGTCAcaagctcaactgcttttttgacactttgcttatgtttagcatgagggtTACAACTCAAAAggcatgaaatagcattaatCCCCCTCCAAGCAAGACCAGGAGGTGTTGGAAACTTGGCGGTGCAATGACACGActctcttaaaaaaaaacttttactgtAAACAAGCAGCTTGTGAATACATATTAGGTGGTCCTCAACAGTAAAAAATGttcctattttgctttagagtATGGATTAAAAAGTACAGTATAATTTGTCTGGtatgaaaacaaattaaatatatgAGATGTTctcactaatataatataactgCGTAAGTGCGACTGAACACTAGGGTGTAATTATTAcatttccctctctctcttacacaatTTACCTCATCCAGGGAACACTCTCAGAGAGCTGTAGGTGTGGGGAGAAcgaagtaagaaaaagtaagaAATCATCAGTAAAATAATAATGATCAGCACAAATCAGACCCAACACATTAGACTCAGCCTGCATCAGGCCTCAAGAGGTGTGGGGGTATaaagtgtgtgagagagaaaggGATAGTGATGAAGGAGAAGATGAGGGGAGAGATAGAAGGAACAGGAAGAAGAGAGACTCTATTAGAGCAATTCGATGAGGCAGCAGTATCTTGCTTTTTAATTGGTTTTATAGCGTGTTTTGGCACCGTTTCCACCGCGTCTTAGTCAAATTAGTCTTTCCTGATTAGTCATCTGTATCAATGTGAGGTAGAGGAAAAACAGAAGAACGGGATGTATTAGACTGGACTGCCTCATGTAGACATACCATGTTAACAGTCCATGCATTTTCTGGGAATTGACCCACAACACAAGTGTTTCTAGCAACATACTCTACCCGTTGAGTTTGTCATGTGAAACAAATTTATTTATCAAAGCTATGGTTGTGTGCATAGTGTGAGGAAAGCCTCCTCTGCTGTGCTAAGACTTTCTATCTTCTCACCTCCTTATTAATCTGCAGTGTTGGAATCTGTGCTCTCAGCCTTACATTAACGTATGTCTCAGTCTAATGGGGTTCTGGTCAGGTCATTGATGCTCACTGGTGAACCGCAGGCTTCCAGCAATGAGCTGCTGTAGCAGGACCTGAATACCCAAGCAGAGTGGGACATCTACAAAATGAAGGATCACACTGCCCCCTTGCGGTGGGACGGGCAGCTGCAGTATCTGGAAGATGGATGATGGGGAGAGAGAGCAACTTTGAAAAAAGAGGATTAATAATGAAACAGATGTTAGCGAACAGATTCACAAAAGATAAATGCAACACTTCAGCAATGATAAGCATATCATCAGCATACTGGAAGTATTTTATGGTTGGGTAGTGACACTATTAGCAGAATGCAGTGTTTTtatagtgagtgagtgaataGCAAAATAAATGGATAGTTAATGCCTTAGTTGGACTAAAAGAATTACTAAATGAAGGTAAACAAAGTGAGCAAACAAATGAGTGAACGATCCTGAAGTTTGATCTGCAGTCCACATCGGCATGGGGTCACCTTGACACAAGACAAGAGTTTTGGAAGCTGCCTCCGTTTCTGATTTGGGATTTTGTCTGAAGTCGAAGCACACACATAAACAGCAGGAAGGGTGCACAGCCCAAAGCTTTCTGAAGCTTTAAGCACTAACACCCTTTTCTGAAGGACAAAGTAATGTGACCCCTCACAGCTGCCTGTGGTTTTACCCTGTGTTCACAGCATCCTGATACAAGCCAAGAAATGCACTGAGGTCTCCTTTTCGTATCCtttttttatgggcacttcccccggaaaaccccgcccacccgtcaatcagcgggagacgctacagctttgtttaattgcAAAACTCTACAATgccacgaaagaagaagtgtgtttttggatgtaaggagaagaaagccagccttatggaaacaatagatgtagtttattatccggggtagcagcggagatTTGCgtttgtgtttgatgcgctggatttcattgaaaaatCCCACCGGGTCATAAGTTGCatgtaagtaagacttctgtcttatgttggaaatagttgcgtgcatattatataaatgacacaaacatgtaatgaatcataagttaaacagtgttgtatagtgttgcatgactcgtagtCGCTCCTCTCGCgatagtaactcctccttctttattttttcgtacgttatcggaaagattcggtaaagctaatctttcttttataaatctgattaaactaaagactcttcggagatataaaggatgtaatactactctataggtactccagattaatatcagaaatgcagaaacagcgtgtgttatgtgagctttaagatgtaaaataaatctttagtgtccctagagtgcatatgtgaagttttatctcggataccatatagataatttaatataacatgttaaaattgccactttgtatgtgtgagcaaaaatgtgccattttttgtgtcctttaaaatgcaa is a window from the Misgurnus anguillicaudatus chromosome 21, ASM2758022v2, whole genome shotgun sequence genome containing:
- the chrnb1 gene encoding acetylcholine receptor subunit beta isoform X3, whose translation is MKAQEWIIFTCCLYGLCATGGASEMEDILMKKLFSKYNVKVRPSKTPEERVVVRIGMTLSSFVSLNMKDEEMNTIVIMNLEWNDYRLSWNPKEHAGIDVLRIPSAKVWLPDIVLINNNDGVFGVALQVHVQAYSNGRVTWTPPALFRSSCGVKVTYFPFDWQNCTMVFHSYTYDASEVDLQHGLDKKGNEIREVVYDTGFSESGEWHIRHKVSRKNARDDLYEDITFYLIIERKPMYYVFNIVLPCILITIIAIFNFYLPPDAGEKMGLSINVLLTLTVFLLLLANKVPETSLGVPIIVNYLMFTMILVTFSVILSVVVLNLHHRSPNTHQMPLWVRKIFIHMLPPYLGLRRPKVETPLYLEKPPKKENTQAIRRLADEYFIRKPNNTSFLFPKPNRNNSSKDYSKTSLSGN